In one Natronosalvus amylolyticus genomic region, the following are encoded:
- a CDS encoding DUF7344 domain-containing protein, with translation MTMHSTRTNTLIDTVNDEYRRHSLAILARNRMLTVNELATRLVRALTDERTPENVRQTQIELKHVHLPKLREVGLISYSHETWQIRLLEDAIDEISPLLDIFQSVESDETTKPVAGT, from the coding sequence ATGACTATGCACTCCACTCGAACGAACACGTTGATCGACACGGTGAACGACGAATATCGCCGACACAGTCTCGCCATACTGGCACGGAATCGGATGCTCACCGTGAACGAGTTGGCGACTCGGTTGGTCAGGGCGCTTACAGACGAGCGAACGCCCGAGAACGTTCGACAGACACAAATCGAACTCAAACACGTCCACTTGCCGAAATTACGAGAGGTGGGATTGATCTCGTATTCTCACGAGACGTGGCAGATACGCCTTCTCGAGGATGCTATCGACGAAATCTCGCCACTACTAGACATATTCCAGTCTGTCGAGTCCGACGAAACGACAAAACCGGTTGCAGGAACATAA